A genome region from Pseudomonas sp. N3-W includes the following:
- a CDS encoding Crp/Fnr family transcriptional regulator, translating into MDMQVWRSRLMTGQWFSHLPASFQHSLLAAAKVRRLAAGQRLFQRGDPPCGLYAVLEGAVRIGAVSEQGKEALLSLVEPPHWFGEICLFDGQPRTHDAYGMGDCLLLHVPQTALLKLLDEQPLYWRQLALLMSHKLRLTFINLEQLSLMPAPARLAHRLLMIADGYGETNPPRRVLQLPQEQLASMLSLSRQTTNQILKDLQGQGILGLGYGEIEILDAQRLRALATIQL; encoded by the coding sequence ATGGACATGCAGGTGTGGCGTTCGCGCTTGATGACAGGGCAGTGGTTCAGCCATTTACCGGCTTCCTTTCAGCATAGTTTGCTGGCGGCGGCCAAAGTGCGGCGCCTGGCAGCCGGCCAGCGCTTGTTCCAGCGCGGCGATCCACCGTGCGGACTGTACGCCGTACTCGAAGGCGCGGTGCGCATCGGCGCCGTCAGCGAGCAGGGCAAGGAGGCGCTGTTGAGCCTGGTGGAGCCGCCGCACTGGTTCGGCGAAATCTGCCTGTTTGATGGCCAGCCTCGTACTCACGATGCCTATGGCATGGGCGATTGCCTGCTGCTGCACGTTCCACAAACGGCGCTGCTGAAATTGCTCGACGAGCAACCGCTGTACTGGCGGCAGTTGGCGCTGCTGATGAGCCATAAACTGCGCCTGACCTTCATCAACCTCGAACAGCTGAGCCTGATGCCGGCCCCGGCAAGGCTGGCCCATCGCTTGCTGATGATTGCCGATGGCTACGGCGAAACCAACCCCCCACGCCGCGTGCTGCAACTGCCCCAGGAGCAGCTGGCATCGATGCTGTCGCTGTCGCGCCAGACCACCAACCAGATTCTCAAGGACTTGCAGGGGCAGGGGATTCTCGGTCTGGGCTATGGCGAGATTGAAATCCTGGATGCACAGCGGCTGAGAGCACTGGCCACAATCCAGCTTTAA
- a CDS encoding AraC family transcriptional regulator: protein MTEPTSLASWTRALRKQLDALDLDSTALCQQAGLDPSLMDDPNARYPLSGTTRLWELAVQASGDPALGLRVSRFVSPTTFHALGYALVASGSLREVFERIVRYHHVVSDALDLQLDRAADRYRFHLKIPIGNPAPAFEAIDAFTAIYVRTCRNRLGRDYAPLAVYLRRPEPADPHQWHKVFRSPVHFSADEDRLEFALVDFDSHLDDANPELAEHNETVLKRTLAQLKPLTWERKVRDAIEEQLPEGEPSAERIAQNLHLSLRSLQRHLADEGYRFDTLLNESRENLALLHLRDPQCSLSEISYLLGFADTSSFSRAFKRWTGMTPGQFRDGLR from the coding sequence ATGACTGAACCGACCTCCCTCGCCAGCTGGACCCGCGCCCTGCGCAAGCAACTCGATGCGCTGGACCTGGACAGCACCGCCCTGTGCCAACAGGCGGGGCTCGACCCAAGCCTGATGGACGACCCGAACGCCCGTTACCCGTTGTCCGGCACCACGCGCCTGTGGGAACTGGCCGTGCAGGCCAGCGGCGACCCGGCGCTGGGCCTGCGGGTGTCGCGCTTCGTCAGCCCGACGACTTTTCATGCGCTCGGCTACGCCTTGGTGGCCAGCGGCAGCCTGCGGGAAGTGTTTGAGCGCATCGTGCGTTATCACCACGTGGTCAGCGATGCCCTGGACCTGCAACTGGACCGGGCCGCCGATCGCTACCGCTTTCACCTGAAAATCCCCATCGGCAACCCGGCCCCGGCTTTTGAGGCCATCGATGCCTTTACGGCGATCTACGTGCGCACCTGCCGCAACCGCCTGGGCCGCGATTACGCACCGCTGGCGGTGTACCTGCGCCGGCCCGAGCCTGCGGACCCGCATCAATGGCACAAGGTGTTTCGCTCGCCGGTGCACTTTTCTGCCGACGAAGATCGTCTGGAGTTCGCCCTGGTGGACTTCGACAGCCACCTGGACGACGCCAACCCGGAACTGGCCGAACACAACGAAACCGTGCTCAAACGCACGCTCGCCCAGCTCAAGCCGCTGACCTGGGAGCGCAAGGTCCGCGACGCCATCGAGGAGCAACTGCCCGAAGGTGAGCCGAGCGCCGAACGCATCGCGCAAAACCTGCACCTGAGCTTGCGCAGCCTACAACGGCACCTGGCGGACGAGGGCTATCGATTCGATACGCTGCTCAACGAAAGCCGCGAAAATCTGGCGCTGCTGCACCTGCGTGATCCGCAGTGTTCACTGAGCGAAATCAGCTATTTGCTGGGGTTTGCCGACACCAGCAGCTTCAGTCGCGCGTTCAAGCGCTGGACGGGCATGACACCGGGGCAGTTTCGGGATGGGTTGCGCTGA
- a CDS encoding DUF962 domain-containing protein, with the protein MKSLVDHLSQYAAYHRDPRNIASHFIGIPLIVVAVAVLLSRPQWPLAGIWLSPALLLALASAWFYLRLELRLGVLMTVLMGLSVWLGHVFAQQSTMLWLSSGVAMFVVGWVIQFVGHHYEGRKPAFVDDVTGLIVGPLFVVAELAFLLGLRRDLKEQIEARVGGVRVNPKRAAV; encoded by the coding sequence ATGAAAAGCCTCGTTGACCATCTCAGTCAATACGCCGCCTACCACCGTGACCCGCGCAACATCGCCAGCCACTTCATCGGTATTCCGCTGATCGTGGTCGCAGTCGCGGTATTGCTATCACGTCCGCAATGGCCGCTGGCCGGGATCTGGCTGTCACCGGCGCTGCTGCTGGCGCTGGCTTCGGCGTGGTTTTACCTGCGCCTGGAGCTGCGCCTCGGGGTGCTGATGACGGTGTTGATGGGCTTGTCGGTGTGGCTGGGACATGTATTCGCGCAGCAGAGCACCATGCTCTGGTTGAGCAGTGGCGTGGCGATGTTTGTGGTCGGTTGGGTGATTCAGTTTGTTGGCCATCATTACGAAGGGCGCAAGCCGGCGTTTGTCGATGATGTGACGGGGTTGATTGTCGGGCCGTTGTTTGTGGTGGCGGAGCTGGCGTTTTTGTTGGGGTTGCGGCGCGACCTTAAAGAACAGATCGAGGCGCGGGTGGGTGGGGTGCGGGTCAATCCGAAGCGTGCTGCTGTGTAG
- the cysW gene encoding sulfate ABC transporter permease subunit CysW: MSQSSISAASSANAARRGSAASRRILISLCWLVFALFLLLPLFIVVSQGLKNGLGAFFTAIFEPDALSALKLTVIAVLISVPLNVVFGVSAAWCVSKYSFRGKSMLVTLIDLPFSVSPVIAGLVYVLMFGAQGFFGPWLQDHDIQIVFALPGIVLATIFVTVPFVARELIPLMQEQGTQEEEAARLLGANGWQMFWHVTVPNIKWGLIYGVVLCTARAMGEFGAVSVVSGHIRGVTNTLPLHVEILYNEYNHVAAFAVASLLLIMALFILLLKQWSESRINRLRSSAAEE; the protein is encoded by the coding sequence ATGTCCCAATCGTCTATTAGCGCCGCCAGTTCGGCCAACGCCGCCCGCCGTGGCAGTGCTGCATCGCGGCGCATCCTGATCAGCCTGTGCTGGCTGGTGTTTGCGCTGTTCTTGCTGTTGCCGCTGTTTATCGTGGTGTCCCAGGGTTTGAAGAACGGCCTCGGCGCGTTCTTCACTGCGATCTTCGAGCCCGACGCCTTGTCGGCGTTGAAACTCACGGTGATCGCCGTGCTGATTTCGGTGCCGCTGAACGTGGTGTTCGGCGTCAGCGCCGCATGGTGTGTCAGCAAATACTCGTTCCGTGGCAAGAGCATGCTCGTCACGCTGATCGACCTGCCGTTCTCGGTGTCGCCGGTCATCGCCGGTCTGGTCTACGTGCTGATGTTCGGCGCTCAGGGCTTCTTCGGACCGTGGTTGCAGGACCATGACATCCAGATTGTTTTCGCCTTGCCGGGCATCGTGCTGGCGACGATCTTCGTCACCGTGCCGTTCGTGGCCCGTGAGCTGATCCCGTTGATGCAGGAGCAGGGCACTCAGGAAGAAGAGGCCGCGCGCCTGCTCGGCGCCAACGGCTGGCAGATGTTCTGGCATGTCACCGTGCCGAACATCAAATGGGGCCTGATCTACGGCGTGGTGCTGTGTACCGCCCGGGCCATGGGTGAATTCGGTGCGGTGTCGGTGGTTTCCGGGCACATTCGCGGCGTGACCAACACCCTGCCGCTGCACGTCGAGATCCTCTACAACGAATACAACCACGTGGCCGCGTTCGCCGTGGCGAGCCTGTTGCTGATCATGGCGCTCTTCATCCTGCTGCTGAAGCAGTGGAGCGAATCCCGTATTAACCGCCTGCGCTCCAGCGCCGCGGAGGAATAA
- a CDS encoding sulfate/molybdate ABC transporter ATP-binding protein — protein sequence MSIEVRNVSKNFNAFKALDNISLDIHSGELVALLGPSGCGKTTLLRIIAGLETPDQGNIVFHGEDVSGHDVRDRNVGFVFQHYALFRHMTVFDNVAFGLRMKPKNQRPSESQIAVKVHELLNMVQLDWLSDRYPEQLSGGQRQRIALARALAVEPKVLLLDEPFGALDAKVRKELRRWLARLHEDINLTSVFVTHDQEEAMEVADRIVVMNKGVIEQIGSPGEVYENPASDFVYHFLGDSNRLHLGDDNHVLFRPHEVSLSRHELEDHHAAEVRDIRPLGATTRVTLKVEGQSELIEAEVVKDHDSLVGLAKGETLFFKPKVWQKVANI from the coding sequence ATGTCGATCGAAGTGCGTAACGTCAGCAAGAATTTCAATGCGTTCAAGGCGCTGGACAACATCAGCCTGGACATTCACAGCGGCGAACTCGTGGCGCTGTTGGGCCCGTCCGGCTGCGGCAAGACCACGCTGCTGCGGATCATCGCCGGCCTGGAAACCCCGGACCAGGGCAACATCGTGTTCCACGGTGAAGACGTGTCCGGCCACGATGTGCGTGATCGCAACGTCGGTTTCGTGTTCCAGCACTACGCCCTGTTCCGGCACATGACGGTGTTCGACAACGTCGCGTTCGGCCTGCGCATGAAACCGAAAAACCAGCGCCCGAGCGAAAGCCAGATCGCGGTCAAAGTCCACGAACTGCTGAACATGGTGCAACTGGACTGGCTCTCGGATCGCTACCCGGAGCAACTGTCCGGTGGTCAGCGTCAGCGTATCGCCCTGGCCCGCGCCTTGGCGGTAGAGCCGAAAGTGTTGCTGCTCGACGAGCCTTTCGGCGCCCTCGACGCCAAGGTCCGCAAGGAACTGCGCCGCTGGCTGGCGCGCTTGCACGAAGACATCAACCTGACCTCGGTATTCGTGACCCACGACCAGGAAGAAGCCATGGAAGTGGCGGACCGCATCGTGGTGATGAACAAGGGCGTGATCGAGCAGATCGGTTCACCGGGCGAGGTCTATGAGAACCCGGCCAGCGATTTTGTTTATCACTTCCTCGGGGATTCGAACCGCCTGCACCTGGGCGACGACAATCACGTGCTGTTCCGCCCGCACGAAGTGTCGCTGTCACGCCATGAGCTGGAGGATCACCACGCGGCTGAAGTGCGCGATATCCGGCCACTGGGCGCGACCACGCGAGTGACGTTGAAGGTGGAAGGGCAGAGCGAATTGATCGAGGCCGAAGTGGTGAAAGACCACGACAGCCTAGTTGGATTGGCCAAGGGCGAGACCTTGTTCTTCAAGCCAAAAGTCTGGCAGAAAGTCGCCAACATCTAA
- a CDS encoding response regulator has translation MRVLLVEDEPEVAKSLAQGLSEASYSVDVAVNGMDGRRFIESGEYELIILDVMLPGLNGWQLLQQIRKLGETPVLFLTTTDGIEDRLRGLELHEDDYLLKPFAMSELVARVRKLLRRDRGR, from the coding sequence ATGCGTGTGCTGTTAGTGGAAGACGAACCGGAGGTCGCCAAAAGCCTGGCCCAGGGCCTGAGCGAGGCGAGCTACTCGGTGGACGTGGCGGTCAACGGAATGGATGGCCGGCGCTTTATCGAGTCAGGCGAATACGAACTGATCATCCTCGACGTGATGCTGCCGGGCCTCAACGGCTGGCAGTTGCTGCAACAGATCCGCAAACTCGGCGAAACCCCCGTGCTGTTCCTCACCACCACGGACGGCATCGAAGACCGGCTGCGCGGGCTGGAGCTGCACGAAGATGACTACCTGCTCAAACCGTTCGCCATGAGCGAACTGGTGGCGCGGGTGCGCAAGTTGTTGCGGCGGGATCGGGGGCGGTAA